Genomic segment of Prinia subflava isolate CZ2003 ecotype Zambia chromosome 4, Cam_Psub_1.2, whole genome shotgun sequence:
gggggaagggcaggaaggtAATGGGGGGGCGGGGCTGCTCCGCCCAGCGCtcccagtataaaccagtataaCCCAGCTATCCGAGTGTGTCCCAGCACTCCGCATTGCACACGGTTCTCCCAGAGcgccccagtgctcccagtacaCCCCAACACCCCCAGTGCTCTCAGGGCGCCCAGTTTTCTCCAACGTGCCCCAGTGcgccccagtgctcccagtacaAACCAGCACAACCCACACCGTGCTCCCAATGTgcaccagtgctcccagtacaAATCAGCACACCGTGCTCCCGGTGCTCCCAGTGTGCCCCAGtgttcccagtgctccccagcgctgcccgcgccccccgccgtCCCCGGGcaccccagtgctcccagtggCAGTGTCGCCGTGCCGGTGCCACCCGCCGGAGGTGACCCGCCGGTGCCGGTGACCCCGGGGATTAGCGACAAACGCCCGCTCAAGCCTCTTAGCAGGGGCCGCCCACGGCCACGGGGTCACGCGTGGGGGAAGGGCACCCCTCGGGGACCCCCGCGGCACCcaggggaccccagggcccCCCGCACCCCAGGGCCCGCCGTGGCACACGAACCCCACGCGCTGCACGGGGGCCGCACGGCACCCTCGTGGCACCccggggacacccaggggacacccaggggacaccccGCCCCCCGGACTCATCCGCTCCCGCCCTCGGCACCCTCCCCACGCGGGGCGGGGGACCCCACGCCCCCCTCATGGGGGCAGCGCAGGCAGGGACCGCTGAGGGACGCGGCGCCTTTAAGAGGCGAGGTCAGAGAGACCCCGCCCCCAGAGGCGGGGCCACGGGAAAGGCGGGAAACGCCCAAacgggagcggcggcggggggacggTGACAGccccccaggacaccccagtGACAGTCCCAGTGTGCTCCAGTGACCCCCAGAGCGCCCCAGAACAGCCCAGtgatccccagtgacccccggTGCCCCCCCAGTGCGAACCAGTgacccccagagcagcccagtgACCGCCAGTGACCCCCAGTGATCCCCCCAGTGCGAACCAGTgacccccagagcagcccagtgACCCCCAGAGCAGTCCAGTGACCCCCGGTGACCCCCAGTGGCCCCCAGTGCCTCCTAATCGCAACCGGTGCGTCCCAGTAACTCCCCAGTGCCATCCGAGCGCTTCCCATGTCCCCCAGTGCCAACCAGTgcatcccagccctcccagtCACCGCCAGTGTCTTTCCAGATGTTTATTGTGCCCCCCCGGGCGCGGccgcccccccgcgcccccctcAGCACTCGATGGAGTCCTcgagcagctgcagcagcgggGGCGGCACTCGGGGGTCTCCGCCCGGCCCCTCCTCCAGGCTCTCCTCGCTCATCTCCTCCAGCGCcggcagcacccccagggccgCCCCCCGGCGCCCCCCGGGCACGGGGCTGCCCCCGCCCTCTGCGGGACCCCCCGGGACCtcccccgggctgggggcgcggggggggctggggctggcgcGGGGGGGCGGGGGCGACCCCCCCGGGGATCCCCCCCCGGGCGAGCCCCCCCCCGGCCGCCCCACGGAGTTGGCCTGGGGTTTGGGGGCGGGGGGCGCCTGGGGGGCCGGCggggggggcggcggcggcggcggcggcgggggcggcggggggacCTCGCCCACCTCGCTGTAGCCCTCGTTGGGGTAGTAGAGCcggggggggctcgggggggaCTTGCCGGCCTGGACCTGCGGAGGGGCAGAGGGGTCAGGGGGGCCAGGGGCACCCCCCACACCAGACACCCCCCGGGACACCCTCCCCACGGGGGGACCCCCCATGggagccccccagagccccgACCGCCCCCACGGGGTCCCCCCTGCACAAGGACCCTCCGTGGGACACCCCCATGGGGACCCCCCGtgccccaaaccctgcccagaCCCGGCACCCCCAGGGGAGCCCCCCCGcgccctgcctggcacagagcccaccccgggaccccccgggcTCCTCGAGCTCCCCAGGCACGGGACCCGCCCACGGGACcccccaccagcaccccaaggCCCCCCAGCACCCGGGACCCCCGGCACAGGGACCCCCGTGGGAGCTCCCCGACCTCCCCTGACAGGACCAGCACAGGACCCCCCCATGGGACCCCCCCATGGGACCCTCCCAGCAccccaatcccagcccagcaccccaatcccagcccagcaccccggCCCCCTCATGGGACCCCCACAGGacccccctggcacaggggaccCCACATCCCCCTTTTGggggggctcagagcagggtggctcccctctccccccccttccccccagcacTTTTTGGGGAGTCCCCGCCCTCCCCGGGGATCGCCCCCTCCCCCCACTCACCGGCTGGAACCACCTCAGGCTCTGTGGGGGGGAACGGGGGGGGTCAgctgggaaactgaggcacgggggGGGCTCTCTCCTTCCCGCAGCCCCCAGAGCCGGGAACCCCCTTCCAGAGCCGGGGACCGCCTTCCTACGACCCCCCTAAACCAGCAGAAcccccagccacagcccccCCAGACACAAGGGACCCCCttccttcccagcccctccaaAACAGGGGACCCCCTCTCCCCCCCGCAGGGTCCCCCGGTCCCGCAGCGCCCCCCTTGGCCCGGGGACCCCCTCCCCTGACCCGGGGGTGGGACGAGGGTGCGGGAGatctggggacagctgggggtctggcggggtttgggggtgcaggAGGGCGttggggggctccgggggcgCAGGCACAGGCTCGGGGTGCCCGGGGGCTGGGGGGCCCCTACCACGTTGGGGTGCTTCTCGATGGCCAGCGCCGCCCGGTCCGCCGtgcgctgctgccgccgccgccgccgccgcgcccgcaGCGCCAGGAGcgccagcagcaggagggccCCGAGCAGGAGCAgcgcccccgcgccccccgccaccgcccccgccggcagcccccgccccgccggcggcTCCGAGGGGTCCCGCGGGGCTGCGACAGAGGGGACACGTCAGCGGGGGGGCATCGACGGgggagcgcggggagcgggcggggaCAAACCCCGGCACGTCCCGGGGGATACGAGGGGTCCGGGGGGGGGTCTCCGAGGGGTCCGGGGGGGTCTCCGAAGGGTCCCGGGGGGTCTCCGAGGGGTCCGGGGGGGCTCCAGGGTACGTCAGCAGCGGGGCACGGCTGGGGGGCGCAGGGAAGGGGGGACCCCATCACAGTACAGGGGGGGCCTGGGGACACCGTGGGGAGCTTGGGGAAAATCCATCCCGGGGGGACACAGTGCTGGGGGGCACCTCTGCACCAGCCGGGACTTGGGGGAGACCCCAACGCCGGGGGCAGGGGTTCCCTGGGGGTGCCCAGTGCCGTGGGGGTGGAGAGGGTCACGGAGGGGTCCTTGGGGGGGGGTTCTGGAGGGGGTCCCCCTCCTCCGTACCCGCCTGTCCTGGCcacagcacctccagctccacCGTGGTGTTCGAGGTCTCACCCGATTCTTCGTCCCGTGCCAGCACCTGAGGGGGAGGCGGcgtggaggggacaggaggacaTGGtgaggacaggggacagggggacatggCTGTGGCACCGGGGGAACACACAACCGGACATGGAGGCACCCCCAAGCCTCAGTGTCCTCTCTGTGTCCCTCCGTGTCCCCTCTTGGTGCCACCCAGTCCTCAGTGCCCCTCTGGTACCCCCAACCCCCACCCCCCGTGCCCACCCAGTGCCCCCGGACCCCCAATGCCCCTCAATCCTCCCGTACCCCCTTGTCTCCCCAGCCTCCATGTCCCTTTcccccgctgccctcctgcccccaggCTCACCTGCAGGTGGTAGCTCTGCCCGGGCCGCAGCTGATCCGCCTGGGCCACCAGGAGCCCGTTGGGCATCACCTGGaacagctgctggctctggttGGCGCCGTGGCTCAGGGTGTAGCGCACCTGGGGGttcagcccctgcagggagggggggctcagctcctgcctgcacccGCCCCCGCCCGGTACCTGCATCGCTGCCCACACCTCTGCCTGCATCCCTACCTGCATCCCTACCTGCATCCCTACCTGCATCCCCACCTGCATCCCTACCTGCATCCCTACCTGCATCCCTACCTGCATCCCCACCTGCATCCCTACCTGCATCCCCACCTGCATCCCCTACCTGCATCCCTACCTGCATCCCTACCTGCATCCCTACCTGCATCCCCTACCTGCATCCCTACCTGCATCCCTACCTGCATCCCTACCTGCATCCCTACCTGCATCCCCTACCTGCATCCCTACCTGCATCCCTACCTGCATCCCCTACCTGCATCCCTACCCACTCCCCAGCTGTCCCTCTGCCCGCACccccctcctgcacctcctgccctcACCTTGTCTGCACCCTCACCTGCACCCCTACCTGCACCCTACCTTCATCCTACCTGCACCACTTCCCACCCGCCTCACTGCCCCCTTCCTGCCCCTACCCGCCCCTACCTGCATCCCCTGTTCACACCTGTCTGCACCCTCACCTGCACCCAACCTGCACCCTACCTTCATCCCACTTGCATCTCTACTTGCATCCCACCTGCACCACTTCCCACCCTCCCGCCCGCCCCCTTCCCGCCCCTACCTGCCTCCCCCGTTCGCACCGTTCTCCCTCCCCGCCTGCCCCGCTCACCTCGGGGAAGTCGGGGTCGTGTGCGCGCAGGGCGAGCACCTGCCCGCCGAAGGTGAGCAGCagcgcggcgcggcgcggggccgcgggcacGAACGCGCGGTACCGGGCGCGGGGGAAGCGCGGCGGGTGCCGGTTCGGGGCCAGCACCCGCACCAGGGCCCGCGCCACCGCGTACTTGGAGGGGTCGTTCACCTGCGAGGCCTGCGGGGCACACGGCAAcgggacacgggggacacagaggggacacaggggacacacgGGAGGGCCGCAGGAAAGGGACGGGGCACACACGGTGGGACATGGGGGGGGACATTAGAGAACACAGGGGGTGTGGAGGGACACCCAGGTCTTACCCACTGCCACCCTGCACCCATGGGGGCTCCCCGGAGTACCCCAGGCAGgtcccaccatcccagggacacccatctccctggggagccctttcctcctgggtgtccccatctccctggggagccccacCTCAGGTCCCCCATCTCCCCAGGCCCCCCATCTCCCTGCAGACCCCCATCCCCCCATCCCCTCGCCCCCCGCCCACCATGACGCTGAGGCAGATCTCGGGGGTCTGGCGGCTGCTCTCCACCGCCCGCAGCAGCGTGATGGCCCCGGTCACGTTGTCGATGTGGaacctgctgctctcctgaccTGGGGGGGCGCAGAGATGGGGACCCCGAGACGCCTCCGCCCACCCCTGGAGCCCCCACCTGACTCCTGTGGGAAACCCCCCCCCCGAGCAGCCCTGTGGGGGTCTCTGATGTCCCCCATCCATTCCTGGACCTTCATGGCGGGGAGGATCCCCTGTACTTTGAAGGGGGGGGAGGGCGTTATTAACCCTTTGAACCCCAGTATGGAGGGGGGGGTTTAACCCCTCTGGTGCTGGAGCACCCTTGGGTGCACCAGGGGTTGACCcccaccctgcaccctgcagtCCCCCCATGCCAGAGGGGGGGATTAGTGCCCCCCCAGCTCAATCCCTTTATTCAATTTGTCCCAATTGGATTGTGCTGACTCGGACCCCCCAGCGCAGGGACCCCTGGCAGGGACCCCCCCAGCATGGGGACCCCCATCCCCACAGACACCCCCACGGGGACCCCGGCACTGCCAGGGGTTGGGGGGCACAGGGCGGCCCTGAGAACCACCCCGGGCACCTCTGCCCGCCCCATCCCCGCCCGGCCGTGTCCGTCTgcggtgtccctgtccccgtgttCCTGCCCACGCGTCTGTGcctgctgtgtccccgtgtccccgcctCCCTGCCCCGCTGTGTCTGTGTCGCTGCCGCCCACGCCCCtgacccccgtgtccccccctgTCCCTCATTACCTGCCAGCAGGGAGTAGGTGATAGCCGCCCGCAGCCCCCTGTCCCCGTCCTCGGCATAGACGGCGCCGGGGCTGAAGCTCAGGGGACCCGcctggggacaaggaggggacAAAGAGGGGACACGGAGGTGTCCAGCTGAGTCCCGCGGGCCCCCCTGAGCCCCGCAgtgtccccgcggtgtccccgctgCCCCGTGTCCCACCTGGAGCTGGCCCTCGGTGACGTTGGCGGTGTAGACGGGGCTGGTGCAGACGCGGGGGCCGTGGGGGGCGCGGGGGGTGCAGGGCAGGAACTGGGGGTACTGATCGTCCCCGTCCAGGACATTGACCCGCACCCGCGCCGACGCGTTGAACCGCTCGCGGGTGTTCATCTCCTGCGGGCAACGCGGGGCGCAGGACGCCCCGAAACTGctggggggcacagaggggcGCAGGGCCCCTCACGGGACAGGGACATCCCCGCGACAGGGACCccccgggacagggacaccctcgggacagggacacctcgggacagggacacatcctgggacagggacaccccctgggacagggaccctCCCGGGACAGGGGCAACCACCTAAAGGGGGCCTCGAGGGACAGTCgccctcagccccaggctgaGGAGGGGGCCCAGCCCGGGGCCGTGGGGTCCCGCCGAGTTCCCACCACGGCGCGGGGGCGCCGGGGGGAGGCGGGGGGGGCAGGGTGGGGGCGGGGCGCTggggggagggggcacaggtGGCCCATTAAGGAAATGAGGGGGATTGAGGGCAGGTGACAGGATCACGTCACCCCCAATTAGCGGGGCCGGCGGGGACGGCCGGCGGGTGTGGGGGGGCGGGAAGGCTGGGGGGGCCCCACCTGTGTAACCCACCCGTGTCACGGCCGTGACCCCGAGGAGGTGCGGGGGGCACGAGGACCCCAGACCCGCGGACGgggggctctgtggggttggggtggggctggggtcCTCCCCGGGGCCAGGGGTGACAGCCAGGTCCCCATTcatgagggtgggcaggggtcCCACGGGCGGGGTCTCGTGTCAGGGTCCTGCGCCAGGGTCCCACAAGTGGGGGGCTCACAGATGGGGGTCCCCTGTCAGAGTGCCACGGGTGGGGGTCCCACGGCCACGGGGAGAGGCGGGAGGCGCGGGGGGCCCGCAGCAGGGTCCCGCGGGCGGGCTGGGGTCTCACCACGGCGGTCACGACCACCTCGAGGTGGCGCCGGCTCTCGAAGTCGAGGGCCCGCGCCAGCACCACGCGGCCGCTGTTCGGGAGGTCGATGCGGAAGAAGCGGGCGTCGGGCTGGGGGGGGTCGGTCAGCCCGGCAGATGGCCCCgggccccccccccccgcccccgccgcgctcACCGAGGCCGTGTCGATGACGTACATGAGCGTGTCCCCGTCCGCGTCCTCGGCCTGGGCGCTGAACACCACCGAGTGCACCGGCGCCAGCTGCCCGCGGGGGTCACCGGGGGGCCGCCAACGCCCCCGGGGCCCCCAGCACCCCATACTCCCCAAAGAGACCCCACAACACCCCCAAACACCCCCGGGATGCCCAAACACACCCCGCACCCCCCAACATCCCTGAGCTGCCTCGTGGGGGTTGCCAAGGTCCCCCAACACCCCCGGCACTCACAAACACACCCAATATCCCCATTTTTGGTGTTCCCATCCCATCTGGGCACCCAGCCTGTCACTAACGCTGTGTCTGTGCCCATGTCCATCACCGTGCCCATGACCCCAACCATCCCTGGcctcatccctgtccccatccctgccccattcctgtccccatccctgtccccagcccatgCCCACGGCCATCCCGGTGCTGGTGGCCACCCCTGCCCCATCACCATGACCATGTCCAGAACATGCCACCACCCCAGTCTCCAGCATGTGCCCACAGTGCCACTGTCACCTCGCTGACGTTGTGGGTGAGGACGGTGGCCCCCTGGAAGTGGGGCCGGTTGTCGTTCTCATTGAGGACCTGGACGATGATCCGGAACTCCACCTGCCGGGGGCACGGGGGAGGGACACCGGGAGTGACTGGGGGGACGGggccccccagagcccccgggGTCCCCACTGTGTGTGGCCATACCGGGGAGGAGCCGTCCTCGGCACAGGTCAGGGCCACCATCAGCACCGGGGACTCCAGTTCCTGCAGGGGACAAGGGAGGGGCACTGGGACATGGGGGTGACATGGGGGGCTGCCCCACGGGGACGTGCTGGGGTCCCCAGCCAGGGGAGGGTCCCAGCTGGGTGAGGGAGGAGCTGGATCTGGGAtggagggggctgcaggatgGATGGACTCAGCACGGAGGGAGCGGGAATGGATGGACACGGGGTGGACACGGGATGGATGGAGGATGGACACGGGATGGACACAGGATGGACACGGGACAGACACAGGATGGATACAGGATGGACATGGGATGGACATGTGATGGATGGAGGGTGGACATGGGATGGACATGAGATGGACACAGGATGGACGTAGGGTGGACACAGGTGGCTGTaggatggacagagggatgaTGGAGGTAGGTGGACACAGGCAGGTGTAGGATGGACATAGGTGGACATAGGATGGACAGATGGACTATGGAGGTAGATGGACACAGGATGGATGCAGGATGGACACGGATGGACACCCGACGGACACAGGACGGCCGGAGCAGGACAGGGGCCGGGGGTGTCCCCGCGGTGTCACCTCGCGGTCCAGCGCCCGCCCGGCCGAGACGTTGAGGCGGACGCTGCGCCCGTCCAGGTAGAACCAGGCGGCGTCGGCGCccaccaggcagagctggaggccggcgccgccccccgcgcccgccgcgtcCCCCGGCGGCAGCCGCGCCACCAGGCTCCCGTGGGCGCTGTTCTCCGCGATCTCCGTGAACAGGTTGCCGAACCCGCTGCACCCGTCGCCCCGGGCTGCCGTTGCCGCGCCGGGGATGGGCACACGGGGGTCCGTGGGGTGTGGCCCCGCGGGGCCcagtccctgtgtccccgtgtccctctcCCTGGACCCCCTCTCCCCCCGTTCCCTGCTGATCCCCCGGGGTCTCTCGTGTCCCCACCCCAGGTCCCCATATCCCCAGACCAACAACTCCCCCCGCATCCCCACCTCTGCCCTCGGgcccctctgtgtccccaccaCCAAGTGCCACTTCCTGGACCCCCAGCATGGTGGTTCGGGTGTCCCCCTGGGTCCCCACCCCCAAGCCGCTGTCCCCAGGAGATCAGTGGGCTATCAGCCCCAGCGGTTCTGCCCTCAGGTGACATCTTTGGGTCCCCTCGGgcccctctgtgtccccatgcCCTGGGGTCCCACCTCTTACGGTTGCTACTCCCAGGGTCccctccccatgtccccaggtcCCCATTCCCTGGTGACCCTTGGGTCCCCACCACCCCTAGTTGCCACTCCCAGGGTCCCCTCCTTGGGTCCCCACCAGATGCTCCcgggtccctcccagccccggtGTCCCCCTCAGGTGTCCCCTGTCCGCCAGGTGCCCCCCAGATGCTCACCTGTGGCCAGGTGCAGCGCCAGGCAGGCGGCCAGGAGCGCCGGGCAGGACGCGGCCGccatggggacacggggacctCGGGGGGCGCCTGTGGCGGGGGAGGGAGGAGCGGGGCTGCCACCCCGGCCCTGcgcccctgtccccagccccctcTGCAATGTCCCCCCAGCCGGACAGCCCTGGTGACAGCCCTGTCACCACCCCGAGGTCCCCTTTCCTGGacccctgtgcctgtccctcatccctgtcccctgccagctcccctcTCCTGGCATCCCCAGCGCTGCCACCACTCTGGGGTCCCCTGTACCTGCGACTCTCGAACTTGGGGGTCTCTGCCCATGTCACCCACCCGGGCTGCCATGCCCGGGGTCCCCTTCCCCAGGACCCcagggtgctgtccctgtccccggtgcgtgtccccagggtgtccctgccccgccCGAGGGTCTCACCGGCCGGCGCCGTTCACGGTGGGACAGTCGTGtccccccccaccccgggaGCTCTCCCCGCGCCCCCCTCACGGATCCCACTCGTGTCCCCCCTCACGCCCCGCGCCCCACACGGTGCGactccccctgccatgggggtCTGCGGGGGGACCCCCAGCCTTCCCCGCGCTTGGCAATGGGAGCCATATGGCGCCCCCCCCCCCAATTAACAACAGGTAATtagggcaggggaaggggggcgCTCCCCATCTGCCACCCCAACCATCCCCGGCACCGGGACCCCGCGCTGCTCCCCCCAGgaccccctccctgctggggggCAGCGGAGGGGTCGGGGGGGCTCCCATTCCCACCCTGCAGTCCCGGGGTGTCACCCCGCCCGTGTGTCACCCCCGGAGCAGAGCACCCCGCGTCCGGGGCCACCCCcgccccgggaccccctcccCGGGATGGCGGCCCCCCCCCAgcccgctccccccgccgcccccggcccccccggcccccgccccccCGTACctgcccggcgccgccgcccccggcgctgctgccccggcccggcgggacggggggggcggggcggggccggcgggggccgggccgggggcggggctgACCCGGGACTGCGACCTGGGATGCGACAccggcccgggctgggctgaggCCTGCCACCCGCGCATCGCCTGCACCGCCTGTCCTTCCTGGGCATCACCTGCATCACCCGGGCATCGCCTGCATCACCCGGGCATCGCCTGCACCACCTGCACCGCCTGGGCAGCACCTGCACCACCTGCACCGCCTGGGCAGCACCTGCACCGCCTGTCCTTCCTGGGCATCACCTGCACCACCCGGGCATCGCCTGCACCACCTGCACCGCCTGGGCAGCACCTGCACCGCCTGTCCTGCCTGGGCATCACCCGCACCGCCTGCACCACCCGGGCATTACCCGCACTGCCTGGGCACCGCCTGCACCACCTGCACCACCTGGGCAGCACCTGGGCAGCAACTGCCTCACCCGGGCATCACCTGCACCGCCTGCATCACCTGCATCACCTGCATCACCTGCACCACCTGCGCCACCTgtcctgcctgggcagcacctgCACCGCCGGGCATCGCCTGGGCATCACCTGGGCAGCACCTGAGCAGCACCTGCATCACCCGGGCATCACCTGCATCACTTGTACTGCCTGGGCACCACCCAGGCCTCACCTGCCCTGCGTGGGCACCAGCTAGGCAGCACCTGTATCACCTGAGCACCACCTGTCCTGCCTGGCATCACTGGGCATCACCTGCACCACCTGAGCAGCACCTGCATCACCTGGGCATCACCTGCACCACGTGTCCTTCCTAGGCACCACCTGGGCACCACCTGCCCTGCCTGAGCATCACCCCCATCACCTGCACCACCTATCCTGCCTGGGCATCACCTGCCCCACCTGGGTATCACCTGTATCATCTGCAccgcctgccctgcctgggcaccaCCTGCACCACCTCTAtcacctgccctgccttggGCATCACCTGTATCACCTGGGCATCGCCCaccctcctgcacctcctgggTGTCACTTCCAtcacctgccctgcctgcacctcCCGGGTATCACCTGCTGgcacctgccctgcctggggcatCCCCTGCCCACCTGGGGCATCCCCTgcgctgcctgccctgctgggctgtgcacgGCCTGCCCGTGCTGCCTGCACAGGTGTGGGCCCAGGGAGGGGCCGTGACCCTCCCTGCACACCTGGGAggggctgtgacacccctgTGCACACCTGGGAggggctgtgacacccctgTGCACACCTGAGGCCCGTGTGAGGCTGGTCAGGGGCGTGGCCTCTCCTTGCACACGCGCGTGTCCCCGCTGAGCCACCGCCATAATCCGCTTTGGGGACAAAGAGGatgagctgggggagggggaagtgACACGGGGGCCACCAAGGGGGGTGGAGTGCAGGTGTGAAAATGAGGTGagagtgtgtgtgcaggtgtgtgagacacctgtgtgtgtgacacCTGTGTGTGACAGCTCTGTGTGACACTTGTGTGACACCTGCGTGTGACACCTATATGTGTGACGTGTGTATGACAGCCGTGTGTAACACTTGTGTGtgacatctgtgtgtgtgtgacacctGTATATGTGTGAcacctgtgtgtgtgacatCTGTACGTGTGTGACATGCATGTGTGTGACAGCTGAGTGCGTGACACTTGTGTATGTCTGACAGCTGCATGTgtcacctgtgtgtgtgtaataCTTGTGTGTGATATGTGTGTGTGACACCTGTATGCGTGTGACACCTGTCTGTGTGACagctgtgtgtgttgtgtgcacaggtgtgtgttttacctgtgtgtgcacaggtgtgtgttgtgcacaggtgtgtgttttacctgtgtgcacaggtgtgtgtTGTGCACAGGTGTGTGTTTTACCTGTGTGCACAGGTATGTGTTGTGCACAGGTGTGTGTTTTACCTgtgtgcacaggtgtgtgttttacctgtgtgcacaggtgtgtgttgtgcacaggtgtgtgttttacctgtgtgcacaggtgtgtgttttacctgtgtgcacaggtgtgtgttttacctgtgtgcacaggtgtgtgtgttttacctgtgtgcacaggtgtgtgttttacctgtgtgcacaggtgtgtgttttacctgtgtgtgcacaggtgtgtgttgtgcacaggtgtgtgttttacctgtgtgcacaggtgtgtgttttacctgtgtgcacaggtgtgtgttttacctgtgtgtgcacaggtaTGTGTTGTGCACAGGTGTGTGTTTTACCTgtgtgcacaggtgtgtgtTTTACCTGTGTGCGCACAGGTGTGTGTTTTACCTgtgtgcacaggtgtgtgttttacctgtgtgtgcacaggtgtgtgttttacctgtgtgtgcacaggtgtgtgttttacctgtgtgtgcacaggtgtgtgtgttttacctgtgtgtgcacaggtgtgtgttttacctgtgtgcacatgtgtgtgttttacctgtgtgtgcacaggtgtgtgttgtgcacaggtgtgtgttttacctgtgtgcacatgtgtgtgttTTACCTGCACGGCCCAGCAGGCCCCAGCCCCCCAGAGCTCGGCTGTGCTccggggctggcacagcagcggGATTTCATCACCGGGTacccagggacaggctggggacacccggccgtgggcagggctggggacacggccctgctggagctgcagcagcctgtggagTGCAGCGACTACatccagctgggctgtgtgccCGACGCCTCGCTCAGGGTGTCGGAGCTGAAATCCTACTACATCGCCGGCTGGAACCTTGCCAGAGGTCAGTTCCCAACAGCGTGTGTGCTCCGAGGGCGAGCTGGGCACCCCGGGGACACGGACCGGCCACGGATAGAGTCCACCCGCAGGACgccagcggggccggggctcgg
This window contains:
- the LOC134549476 gene encoding cadherin-related family member 5-like; amino-acid sequence: MAAASCPALLAACLALHLATARGDGCSGFGNLFTEIAENSAHGSLVARLPPGDAAGAGGGAGLQLCLVGADAAWFYLDGRSVRLNVSAGRALDREELESPVLMVALTCAEDGSSPVEFRIIVQVLNENDNRPHFQGATVLTHNVSELAPVHSVVFSAQAEDADGDTLMYVIDTASPDARFFRIDLPNSGRVVLARALDFESRRHLEVVVTAVEMNTRERFNASARVRVNVLDGDDQYPQFLPCTPRAPHGPRVCTSPVYTANVTEGQLQAGPLSFSPGAVYAEDGDRGLRAAITYSLLAGQESSRFHIDNVTGAITLLRAVESSRQTPEICLSVMASQVNDPSKYAVARALVRVLAPNRHPPRFPRARYRAFVPAAPRRAALLLTFGGQVLALRAHDPDFPEGLNPQVRYTLSHGANQSQQLFQVMPNGLLVAQADQLRPGQSYHLQVLARDEESGETSNTTVELEVLWPGQAAPRDPSEPPAGRGLPAGAVAGGAGALLLLGALLLLALLALRARRRRRRQQRTADRAALAIEKHPNVSLRWFQPVQAGKSPPSPPRLYYPNEGYSEVGEVPPPPPPPPPPPPPPPAPQAPPAPKPQANSVGRPGGGSPGGGSPGGSPPPPRASPSPPRAPSPGEVPGGPAEGGGSPVPGGRRGAALGVLPALEEMSEESLEEGPGGDPRVPPPLLQLLEDSIEC